Sequence from the Phragmites australis chromosome 6, lpPhrAust1.1, whole genome shotgun sequence genome:
CCCTTTACTACCTCATAGACTGCAGAAAAATCCAGGTCCCCCAGCCCCAGGTTTCTGGCCTTCTTGAATGCCTGCAATTGAAAGAGTTGGTGTCATGTGTTTTACTTCATCCTGTGTTTTACGATGTATAGCAAGTTGAAAGGGAAGTAGGGCGCACCTCATTTGCAGCTGCTGAGACCGGCATGGAGACGTCATTTTCATCTCCCAGAGCAAGAGCTAACCTCATGTCCTTCTGCTGATGTTTCAGAGGAAATGCCGGGTTGTAGCTACCCTGGAGCATTGAGGGGCCCTTCAACTTGAACATTGGGTTTGCAATTGCACCGAGGTCCTTTTAAGCCAAAAACATAGATGCAATTATTTGACAGTGAACGAGTGCAGTCACAGGCTCACAGCAATCTCGAAATTACACAACATAATACCAGGACATCCAGAAGGGTCTGCGGGCTCAGCCCACTTTTGTCAGCCAAGCAGAGCCCCTCGGACAAAGAATTCATCATACTGCAGCAAGAAACAAGTGTCAAAGATGAGTAAAATAGTTGCAGTCAATGAACTTACAAGATGTGCAACGAACATAGTTAGAACACTAAATCGTTAGAACAGTAAATCCTATTTGAGAGAGAAGGTCCATGAATCCCAATATACAAAACAGGAACTAGTTTTGAATGCCTGATAAATTTGCTGACGGTCTGTACCAAGATGGTTTATATGTTTGCGCAGTGATAAAATTACATTTAGATGGGATCTACTATTCCGCATAAGAAAATATCCAAATTTGCAGTAGCAAAAATCTCTACCGTGTGACTATGTCagaatttattttcatttaGTATAGAAAAGGATAAACTTAGTTCCAAGTTGCAAGGCAGCAGTGGTATGTATTCCATTTATCATTGACATAAATATTAGATTGCACAGAATTACAGATCACACAATTGCACTTAGAATTATTAGAGTCAGGTGCTCCAGTGTCAATTAATAAATATCTACCTTCCCATGATCATGTTGACCACCAGCTTCATCTTTGCTCCATTTCCAATCTCTCCTAGAAAGAATGACTTTTTCCCTAGCACAGCAAATGCAGGCACCATATCATCATACAATGCCTGAAATGTTACATGTGAGGATGAGGATCCAATGACCAAACAAAAAATGTAGGAATATGGTTATGGTGTTACCCTGTGCAGGGCAGTGCCAATATGTATCTGATGGCTGACAAGTTAAACATAATCATAAACTTGTGTATATCCCTCCATGAACATCATATTTGGATCCACAATCCATGTCCAATTTATTAGATGCTAATATCTGCACCATATCTCCTTACACTTTTTAAGTAGTTGTTGATATCTCTCCCTATATAAGAGGAACAATACTATGGTTTTCTGGCAAGTATTGCAAAACTATAATTTAAAGtgaattatttatttaatttaggTGTTACaatagaagtaaaaaaaaaccaagCTGGCCACCCAGATACAGGGGAGAAGAACCATTATTGGCACTAGAATGATCAAAATACTTAAGAATTTACCTTTCCATAATCAGGAAAGCTTATTATCATTAGACCCATAGGAAGTCAACCAACAGCATCAACCCTAGCAACTACAGTGAACAAAATTGCATCCGAAGAATTGTTGGAAAATGGATATGGTCATATAAGAGAGCTTTTGCGAACAGTGAAGTACTATAAGCACATCTAGTTTGTAGTCATAGTAGCAAACGACCATCATAACTTCACAACACAGTGAATTACCTTGTCCCCTGCAGCAAGAATGACCAATTGACCATCTTCAGCAGGCTTCTTGCTCCCTGAAACTGGAGCTTCAAGGAAAGCTCCGCCTTTTTGTTTAACTGCCTGCAAAAATTTGACAAGGAAGACTCAATGTAAGAAAATTTGTTGGAGACTATTAACTAACATAATCAATACGGTATTCtgataaagaaaaaaattgggATAGGGATATATGCTCCCCAGGCTCCACAAATATATAATACATCTCAGACTAAGCACAAGTCTGCACTAATTCACACATCATACACATACACATGATGATGTACTTGTGCCTATGCTATCAGATGGGACATCCATGGAGCACAGATTCATGACTTTATGGATTTTTCAGGACATGCACAATGATATGTTAGGCTTCATGATTGTTAGTCTAAATGTAAACATAAATGAAGGCCTCACTTTTTTTTCCTATTATCTCTACGAGGATCATCACAAATCACAACTCCTGACACTACTGCCACGGATACTACATAAATGTTCTTGCAAATATAATGAGCACGATGTTACAACTGTAGTAGCTTACATGTATAAAGTATTGACTTCGACAGCCAAACTTTGTAACACCTTATTTCTACCCAATAAACGTAAAATACAAGCAATAAAAATTTGGGAGAAAATTATTGTGATCCATCATGTGATCTCAGAATCTCAGCTGAAGTAGTTTCCTCTCTGAAATATTCTATTACCAATCAATGCAATGAAATAATTCAACCTGTCTGAAATACATATCAATCTTTTGAATATGGCATTGACGAGTGGCATCAAGTGAAGGACTATTCAAGAAGAAATGAAAAGCGCACGTGTGCCACTTTCATAGTTTCCCTGACTGGTCAGTATCTTATCATTTGGGAGGTCTTTGCAAAGCATCACTTTTACGGAGATGACCAAAGAAACATATATTGGTAGTCCTTCTATTtatgtttcttctttcttgcctCTCCTAGTCTCTCTTCACTTCCTCATTCTAGAACTGTATCCATGGAGGATGCAAAACTAGTTGTACATGTATTTAGATGTCATATCTTAGCCCTCTAAAATGCCTCAAGATTTGTGAAAGTTCGTTTGAAATGATAGAAGATGGCAATGTCGTTTTAAAGTTGAAAATTTGCATTGATCTCAAGGCACATTTGATGGTGGTGACAGGACATGTACCTACACGTGCAAGTGGAAAAGCCATTAACCTCTATTCACATGTTATGTGTAATACTCTACAAGTGCCATTGTATAATCGTACCAGCGGTGAGATCGTTCAAAGAGACCAAGGGGCATGCAGACCACTTAGGTAATATCTCCACATCCATGATAAGGAATACAGATGAAGTTGTTGCGATTGTGTTCAGTTGCTCATCTCAAATGGTAGCAGATATAATGTATTCGGACAGGCTTGCTCAAATAAAAGAGTATGGCACGGACTTGGTCCCTATCGGTGTTCAGTAGCAATCGATACACCCAGACATCTAAATAACCCGGCCGTCTATTATTAATCGATCAAAGAGCCATTAAGAGAGTAAGCTGAGGCAAAGAAAATGCCATCTAATCATTGCACGATAGCTCATAGACTTTTCACATAAAGAAAAGCTAATTGGGGCAAGATACTAACAAATCTAACATAAAATAGGCAATGAGGGAGACACCTCGCTGATCTTGGAAGAAGTTGCGGCATCGACAGTGGACATGTCCACATAGCCTTTGCCATTCCCAATCTGCTCCAGCACGCCATCCTTGTCGAAGACAACCTAGACAGATGAACACAAGGACAGACACACAGAGAGATAAAAAATCCATTCAACAAAAGTTGCATCTTTACAATGCTAAAAAAGAGATGAGGGCTGAGGGGTATGCATCGTGTCTTAACTGATAGCGCGGCGCTGGGGTCGGAGAGCATGGCGATGGTGCAGTTGCACTTGCCAACGACGGAGGCGGGCGTCTCCCCGACGGTGGCGCCCAGCGTGACGAGCTCTTGGCACTGCGCGGGATGCAAACAAGGGAAGACGCTAAGGATCGATGGATGAGACCACTACGGTGCAGCCGGCGTATCTAAGACTACATCAAGGGGTTCAATCGGACGGGATGAATAGATTTGGATTGAACAAACGGACCTTGGCAAGGGTCCGGTTCCAGACGGTGACGCGGAAGCCGTGGCGGAGGAGGTTGGTCGCCATTGCCTTCCCCATGATGCCCAGCCCCAAGAAACCCACCTCCATCTCTCCGCCTCTCGCTGGGAAAGAAGGGTGTGTGTGTTTGTGAgtgacgccgccgccgcaatCGAGGCGATACACTTGTGCTCGTCCTCCCTGCCAATCCTCGATTTCTCTATGTGTtccccttctttttttaatcCTTTCTGTTGCGATGGGCCTGCGGAGCAGCAGGCTCGCATCGCCTTCCACGGAGCATCGGACGGTCCAAATGGGGGCTGAGCCGGCAGACTGGCAGCCTCGGACCGACATGTCAGTGAAAGTTGGGCTCGATGTGCGGTGCTCGTGTCTGTTGGGCTCGCCTCGGCCTGCCGCCCGCATCAGCTCAGCGCGCGCCGAGGTGCCGCCTGTAGAAACGAGTC
This genomic interval carries:
- the LOC133921943 gene encoding glyoxylate/succinic semialdehyde reductase 1-like, translated to MEVGFLGLGIMGKAMATNLLRHGFRVTVWNRTLAKCQELVTLGATVGETPASVVGKCNCTIAMLSDPSAALSVVFDKDGVLEQIGNGKGYVDMSTVDAATSSKISEAVKQKGGAFLEAPVSGSKKPAEDGQLVILAAGDKALYDDMVPAFAVLGKKSFFLGEIGNGAKMKLVVNMIMGSMMNSLSEGLCLADKSGLSPQTLLDVLDLGAIANPMFKLKGPSMLQGSYNPAFPLKHQQKDMRLALALGDENDVSMPVSAAANEAFKKARNLGLGDLDFSAVYEVVKGADGSGQA